Within the Vairimorpha necatrix chromosome 10, complete sequence genome, the region gcaATCATGTAGAAATGAAAATACCCCTACAATATGCAATAACTACAAGACTCTTACTTTTAAACCTAAATTATATGATAGTTGGAAGGTGATGAAACATTCCTTTGATACTACCtataacaaaaacaaatcaTATTTTGTTACAGTTTTAATAGCTTTTATTTCaatcttatttattttattggaGCCAATTCTGCATTTCTTTATATCCCtttcatataattatttagaaCTAAATGAAgaattgaaaaaatgttCTTATGATCAAATATTCAGTTTAAGTTTTGGTATAGTTAATCATTTATATAGTTTATCTCATGTTATTTGGGTGTTTTATTCGCACACAAATGTATGGAAGTACAACGAGTATTTTGCTCCCGAATATTTGAACGGCAAATACACATATGGTACGTATTTTATGGCAATGCTCTACTATTctttaataagaaattttatgttcTTTTTTCCTAAGTTCTgttgttttcttttattttatagaaattttttgttccACCCACTAGtctttttagtttttacTGTCTCTACTatcattaatatttttttatacactTGTATGTCTATTATTATTGAATATAATAGGGTATTTTGGTACATATATATGGTGTTAATGAATATATCACAATTTAACAGTGTAGAGAATGAGCTATACTATGATGATCCCATTGCTTACCTGTCATCAATCTTCccaatatttaattttagacTTTTTTTAAGGATGAGATGTTTTGGATTATtggaaaaatttaagaatGCGCCAgcaatttctaaatttctGAGTAAAACATTcgttgaaaaaattatcaggTACTCATATGAAGAAGGTGCAGAAAATACTATTATTTACAATACTTTTGGCAAATGGGCagattttattacaatTTTCACTATGTTTGGATCTTGTTTATTACTGATTGGTGTTGTGACAgtactttttaaaatcaacaGGATCCCTTATAtgagatttaaattatcataataaataatttactCTATTTTGTAAAGCtccttatatttttacccCCCTCCCCCCGCCCTTTCCGTAGTTTTGTAATTTCCGAACTAAATGTTTGGGttgttttgtaaataatagTAAACATTGTTTAAGAGAACCGttacaaaataatacaGTGTTTCAGAGATTTCCCAGGGGGTtctttattgtaaatttttctacAAAATTTCATATATTTACTGTATTATAAAAGGTTTTAATTGGTTTTCTTGACCTTCTTTTTAGTATTTTGAAATCCTCGATCTATTCATTTTAGTCTTTTTATGTTACACAGGATTTAATCGTTATTGTACCATGTttgaatttctatattGCTATAACattagaattttatatcaactaaaaaaaatttaatggAAGTCTTTGCTTGCTTTTGCCTTTTCTAGTCAGCctatcatatatataaccCGGGATACTGACGGCTATAATTTAaacttaaaatattcttaagACTTGTTTAAATCATACTTTctataaatgaaaagatGAAAATCTTGATTTGAGCTTCGAAAAGAATTTTTCGATGGTATTTACAGGGGTTGCATTTTTAGTTCAACTTTTCCATTTTTTGTAGCTCTACTTTACATTTCTATAGTCCTacttttacatttttatagctcaactttgcatttttatagtccactttttgaaaataaaaacctTTTTATATGCCTAGTGAAGCTAGAGCAACAGTCACACCGGGttgcaaatttttatcattcaAGAGATGTTTTAGGATAACTAAGAGAATTGGGTATTTCTTGCGTTTTTTTGCCTCCATATTTATCACATCTGaataatattagaaatttttttctaagaTAAATTGAGATTTTGTGCTATACgcattttaataatacaatAGAAACAGATTTAGAACAAATTCCAGAAAATGATTTATGCTTATCGTGTAATTGATTCTACAATTTTATGGTATGATGCTAGAAATGGCAAGGCGAAACatgaatttatataatttaatgagattgtatatattttacacatatttatattgatgGTTcgttataaattaaattccggttttttataatttgcaaaagttggactaaaaatgcaaaagttGGACTAAAAATACAAACCCGTAAAACACTTCCAAAAGAGGGATgggaataaaaataagcaCATTgacaatatatatatataatcaaataaaGGGCGCTACTAAATTATCTCGGCCACTTTTcaaaagaggggtaaaaaaaatagaaagtTGGTagatagaaaatttttaaaaaaaatagaaaaaaaactgaattaaaatttaaaatattgattaaaattttaattggaAGATGTagaaaaaagtaattatCATAAAGCAGGCTAAAAGGAGGGGTTTAGGgtcataattatttatatttctttttgtcCATACGaattcattttaaaatatttggattctctttttatttacaccACCTCGTGCTCGATATTGCTGCTTCAAATGAGACCACAGGTTTTCAATCTGATTGGTGTTTGTTCGTCCCTGTGTGCTAAACCCTTCACTGTGATTAACAACGTAGTGAACTGATCCAAATTAACGCACTGCCCATGGATACGAAGGATATTCATCTGTTACTAATATAGAACCCGCCCTAcatattgtttaaaaaactcatatattgtttctttttttctgtttggaattatttttaaaacaaaatttctGAAATTATCCTTCTCTACGCCGCCTAAAATCCATTGTATCCCAGGAATATCATCATCTACACTTGATGGGTTCTCGCTTATTAACCCATTACAGATAGCAATTTCGTCGAATTGTACTTCGAGCTATCACCGCCAATCTGTTTTTCCT harbors:
- a CDS encoding ABC transporter, which codes for MEREAKTLQFENLYYDVPNVDPNIHGPYAEILKSLSGKVESGKLTAVLGSSGCGKTHFLRMLVGDISGKSKTFGRILYNGEERDPEEWKMKFSYVPQDDIFYPDLSIYDHMKYYMSLGEAKYREFDERKADKILDGCAILHKKNSLVGSLSGGERKRALIAISMINDPEILILDEPTTGLDSNTALEIIYTLKKYAQDYNCMVISTIHQPGAGLFSYFDDLIVLVKLGVFYIGPYKQLESFLVENGISTESDLSLPELLFVIISDHSLLPEAKKYKSNVKKIIEKNKQSCRNENTPTICNNYKTLTFKPKLYDSWKVMKHSFDTTYNKNKSYFVTVLIAFISILFILLEPILHFFISLSYNYLELNEELKKCSYDQIFSLSFGIVNHLYSLSHVIWVFYSHTNVWKYNEYFAPEYLNGKYTYGTYFMAMLYYSLIRNFMFFFPKFCCFLLFYRNFLFHPLVFLVFTVSTIINIFLYTCMSIIIEYNRVFWYIYMVLMNISQFNSVENELYYDDPIAYLSSIFPIFNFRLFLRMRCFGLLEKFKNAPAISKFLSKTFVEKIIRYSYEEGAENTIIYNTFGKWADFITIFTMFGSCLLLIGVVTVLFKINRIPYMRFKLS